A window of Benincasa hispida cultivar B227 chromosome 9, ASM972705v1, whole genome shotgun sequence genomic DNA:
ACCATTAGAACTTCCTCTTGTTCCACTTCAAACTCCACCTATGTCGTCATCTTCAATGTTGGAAGCTCCGGTAGTCGCATCAACATCTTCTATTTCGATCAGAACCTAGATCTCCTCTTCATCGGTTCAGAGATTGGGGTTTTCTCACAGGTACTTAAATAATTCACAACTCTCTCAAAGTCTAATCTCTAATGTCATCGATTAATCCATTTCCATTGCTCTTGAGATAAAACCAGGACTGAGTTCATACGCTGATGATCCTTAGAAAGCCACAGATTCTTTAATTCCTTTACTATAGAAAGCAGAAAACATAGTTCCTTAGAAACTACAATTCGTGACGCCGATTCACCTAGGGATTTGTAAATCCTTTGTTCTTAAGTTCCTTcactcgattttttttttttaaattgtggCGTTAAATCAGATCTCTATGATATTAGACGATGGTGGGGCTTAGGTTTTTGGAAGGTGATAGATTTGAGAGGATTTTGGAAACGGTAATTAATAATTCGATTCGATTTGATTTGGTTGGAAATGAAAATTGATTGTGAGTTTGATTTTAATGTAGGTTAGGGTTCTTCTGAAATCGAAGAGCGAATTTAATGCTAAAATTTCCTCAATTTTTGAATGTTGAAAGTAAAAGATGGGTGGTTTCAAAAATCGAAGACATCATTACTAAATcctatttttaatttgatacaaTTTCCCTAATAATTTAgccaaaatttataaatcttaaaataataataataattttttaaaaaaaaaaaaaaaccgctAAGAATAAAGATCAAGATTTGCTTTCAGCCGCCAAAAAACGCCCATCTTCGAATACGAAAACGCCGGCGGAGACTGGAGCGGCAACGCATAAGGTGCAATGATGGAGTTCTCAAACTCCGATCCAACTCTCTGGAGAGAAGCTCTCTCTTCGTATTCATCTCAAATCGAAGCCCTAGGCAAGCCCAATTTGGCTTCTCTCGATGATTTTTACCGAAACGAACTCCCTCGTCTTCTCCACAAGCGAAACCCTAACCCTTACATCACTACTTCTGAGCTCTCAAAACTTATGCAATGGAAGCTCACTCGAGGAAAATGGAGGTTCTCAGTGCTCTTTATCTCTTTCTTTCCATTTAGGTTTCAACGATTACttaatcatcaatgattttacGAATTTCAGGCCGCGTCTTTTGGACTTCGTTTCATCATTGGACGAATCGCTCGTCAAATTGGCTTCTCAGAAGGCCTTCCAATGCCTTCCTGATATTTTCAAAGCCGTGTCTGAGCTTACACCGCTCAAAGGCGTTGGTCCGGCCACTGCCTCGGCGGTTCTGGCTGCCTACGCGCCGGATGTTGCGCCTTTCATGTCCGACGAGGTGAAATCAGGATATATGTTGATGCAATTAGATTATCAGTAGCCATTGATTTCTGCAATTTAAGTAATATTTGTTTCGCTTAGATTTCTAACTTATGATGGTGAAGCAGTAGGCTATGGAGGCGGCTCTTGGCAACTCCAAGGATTATTCGTTGAAGCAATACTTATCATTCGCAAATAAATTGCAAGATAAAGCCAAGGTCTGTTAGCTATTTCTCCAATCAATCCCCTTTCTTCGTGTATTATGTGTGGAAATTAAGTTCATTCCTAGAATCCAACGAATTGAGACACATTTCTGTTTCCATCCTTTCAGCCTTCAGTCAACAATTTCTTTGTTTCTTGACATTTACATTGCTCTGGTTTGTTTTGACTTTCTGCGAACAGAAAATTCCAACAAGAAAACAAATATCTATGAAATCAAATCTCGCATTGATTAGGAAAGGGAatgatcatgggtatataaacAAGAACAATTACctccattggtatgaggccttttgggGTGGTTCCAAAAGTAAAGTCACGAGGGTTTATATCCAAAGTGAACAATATCATACTATTATGGAGATATGTGGAGGTCTGTTGTCCTTATCAATTAGTATAAGAGCCTTGGTCTAAACCTAGTTGTATAGGTAAAATCCTCAAATAACGAACAAAGAAATTTATTGAGCCTCTGGGTAGCCTTGTGATTTCCCCTACCTTGATAAGAGCAAGTGTGATCCATGCTTATGCTCGTGTGCTTTATTTGGATGTTGACACGAGATGACGGGACGTGCCTTGAGATAAAAGAGTAATTTGACTCGAGATGAACTAACGTCTCGAGATAAAGAGTAAGTGACCCAAGATGAACAGGAGGTGCCTTGGGGTTTAAAGCAAAGCTCTCATGGTTGGTTCGAGGGGAGGCTCAAAATGGTACTTTGTTCGAGATGAGGATTGCTAGGAGTGCGAAAGGAGTGCGAACAAAATCCACATTAGTTGGGGAAGAGAatgatcatgggtatataagtaaGGACAATTATCTCTATCGCTATGAGGCCTTTTGGCGTGGTTCCAAAAGCAAGGTCATGAGAGTTTATACCCAAAGAGGACAATATCATACTATTATGGAGATATGTGGAGGTCCATTGTCCTTTTCACACCCTTGTGTTATATATTTGCTTCAAGGAAAATCAACTAATAGAATGTTGATAAGAAAATGACTACAAGCAATAGAAATAAAGAACCAACACTTCCAACATATTCTAGCGGGCTGAGTATCCTCTTCCAAGAACCAAATGTTCGTCAAAATTCTCCACACCCCTAACCATACTCTCATATTATTTATAACCCAAAAGACTTAATAAACTTAATGTCTAATTACTAGAATATCCCTTAGTAGTAATCATACTAATAATACTAATATTTCCCCCAACTAGGGCTCTCACACTTAGCTCTGCAAAGATGTTCCTCAAAGCGATGATACAGCTCCGCATTCTAAAACGTTTCAAACTGAGTTCGGAAAATTTGAGTGTATAATATGCAAGCATAAGTTATATAAATCTAGACTTGTGTGACTTTTGTTTCATTTGTGAATTTGTAGTATGTAAAGTTCTATATTTAGTATAGATTGTTGATTTATATATATGGTTTGTGTATGTTATGAGATTAACATCCATGGAATGTGGAATAAACGAAGGCACGAGCTAAATACAACCTTGATTTCTACATCTTAGACTACAAGCTTAACTTAAAGTCAAATATTctaattgttcaaattttaattcCCGACATTTGCAGGAATTAAGCTCAGAAGGAGAAATTTTCACACCATCGGATGTAGAGAGGGCTCTGTGGAGTAGAGCTATAGGGGAAAAATTGAAAGGTCCAAAATCAGAATTAGATCCCAACAATGGAGGCAAAACTGGAatcaaaagaaagagaaaaacttCCAAGTGACAGCCCTACCATTGCTTTTGAGTTTTTTATACTTCTGGTTTTGGACATGCTGTTGAAGCTCGCCTTTCAGGTTTTTATTCATTACTGCAACAATCCAACTCTATTCCTAACTTACAATGTGAAATTGTAAATATTGCCTTGAATATCATGTTTGATGGCATTCCTCTATTGTATTTTTCAGCCTTTTCTTTGGTAgaacattttcttaaattacGTCGGAGCTTGTACACAAGACCTCTTTGGATTTTCTTACATGCATTTTGgaacttttttaaatataatttaaaaaaaaaagtgattggTTAGGACAACTTTCACCATGTTTCATTTTTGGTTTCTTTGTTTTGGCTAAAAAACAAAGGAGTGATCGGCTAAAATTCACttttgaataaatttttttatacctACATTTAAACAgattattgagaaaaaaaaattatcattctacctaattatttcaaaagtaattgtttttttaatcaaacattagcttcttcttttttagtacaattgggATAGAAAATTCGAACCACAGATCTCGTGATTACTAATACACTTAGATGTCAACTAAGTTTTGCTTGGTTTGACATCAAacactaattttatttttttaagaaaacgaTTGTAGTCATTTTTAGATATTTACAAAGTTAATATTAAATGTGCtcttaatttttgtaaactataattttaataGGGCATTCTAGTAAGGATCAAGTCAAAATGAGCATGGGTATAGTTAAAGTGGAACAACTTAATATAAGTAAAGCTAAACTTCATCAAGTATGTATATCAACAAGTTAGAAGTTCGATCTTCCATCTTCTCAAAATCGACACAATCTCAAATATAgtgactaaacttgtaatttaactaaaaataagttaaaaatcataatttaccgaaaatacatttaaaatataaataaaatgtctaATTTATTTCGCTGCCCAACAAGAACCAGCCGGCCCAGTAAATGAGCCCAGAGGCTGATTCGGTGTTTCTATGAGGCTCATCATTTCAACACATTAGACTCCTACACCATATTACCATCTGAGATCTTTATATTATTAACATGGGAGGATGCAAGTTGGTTGACGGTGTCGACGTGTCGTGTTTTGATTCGGCTTTCTCTTGCTCCCGGTAACAGGTATGTCACGCAAAAGTTCCTGTCTAGTCTTTGGCGAAATGGTTCGGCAGGGACTATAACGTACAAGAGAAAACCGTTGAATTGAAGCCAAGGCTGCGGGACCACTTGAATTCAACTTGTACAAGTGGGTACAACTCATTGGCTCCTCCACCTACAACCCGGACGCCACGTCGGTTCCCGCGTTATTCCCTCTCTAATAGttcaatgtttttattttttaacacaAGCGCACCGGCGGTGAGGGCATATTTTCCTCCGCCGCGAGCGcttaattttctccaaattccctgaGAACCTCGTCCAAATCCCGGACGAGGGATGACGATTCTCGTTTCCGCCGACCGCAAGTATCGGCGGAGCCCTAAAAAGCCCTTACTTCCTGAGAAATGCGACCACCAGGAGGCGGTCGAAGTAGGGTTAGATGGCGCGTCCTTCTCCGGCGCCGTCTTCAACCTCTCGAGCACCATTGTCGGCGCCGGAATCATGGCTCTCCCAGCCGCCGTGAAGCAATTAGGTCTAATTCCAGGCTTGGTCTTGATCATGCTCGGATCGACTTTGACGGAGTTGTCAATTGACTTCATCCTAAAATTCTCTCGGGCGTCCAAATCCGTTTCATACGCCGGCGCCGTCGGCGACTCTCTCGGAAGCGCCGGACGGACCCTCTTGCAGGTTTGCATCGTGGTCAATAACTTGGGCATGCTCGTCGTCTACATGATCATCATTGGTAGGTCCCATGACTTTGCTctgtcaattttttttctttttcaattcatTGTATTATAAATTAGGCTTATGTTAAGAGCACGAATTACGTTTCCCAGTTTGTTTGCCAAGAAATTTGGAGTTTGAAGCTCTATAGCTCAAAGGCCTGACCCAGAAATTTAGAAGCCAATTAGTGAGAAAACTTTACAATATTTCTAACTGTGTTCAATCTCCTTTCTTACTTATTTTCTGGTTGTGACTTGCTTGAATATAtgtgtaaatatattttaatgaatttaaaGACGATTGAAATGGATTTGGAGCATGAATTAAAATAGATGGGATGTTTTTGCAGGTGATGTGTTTTCAGGAACATCGGCAAATAACATCCATCATAAGGGTGTAATGGAAGAATGGTTTGGTCAACATTGGTGGACCAGCCGCATATCTTTAATGCTGCTTACGACGCTTCTGATTTTTGCGCCTCTAATATCCTTCAAGCGTGTAGGTAAGCTAgccactatatatatatatatatatatatatcgccccttttattttagaattgaaAGGTTATATagaatgtttaatttattttacccTATACGACcccacaacttttctttgttACTCGTGTCAATTTTGTTTTAGACTTTAGTTTCCATTTTTGAAATTGATAGAGGTAGTTTGAGGCactgagttggttattatagtttatgagttataataatttgtatttatgGTTCAAACTTTTTTAGTcaaggttataatagtttgtctCTAGGGTGCAAATTATTTTAGTGTGAGTTGCAAATGAGGAGAGAGGATGATTACATAATAATAAACACTATAGATAATGAGAGTATTCAAATAGTCTTACTATAACTATAATGGGTTATAATAATTGGGAACTTCAACTATTATAATGGAAGACTCAAACATCAAGTGAAATTGGGGATCCAAACATCCTTTACTGCTTTCATTCCAATTTTCTTACTTATTTGTAAAGGAATATCTAAATTCTTAAATAAGtttcaaatacaaaaacaagtttttaaattatttttttttagttttcaaactcAGCTTGTTTTTTGTAAACATTGGTAGAAAGTGGATATTGAAACAAAGAAATcgaaaatcaaatagttgtcaAACAGGATTTGAAAAAAACTGTTTActgaagttgtttttttaaaataaattctgGTGAAAGTTGTCATTGCCATTTGTTAGATAATTTCTAATCTATTTTATCCATTGCTACTTGGTTGTTTTTACAATTGGGTCAGTATAGGACCATTTCAATTTCCAATGGTTTTATCTCTGTAAGATCAAAAGATGCTCCCTTGTCGCTTTATGCAATAACCCTCCAAAAAGCTGGCAGTTCTGTAATATGTGACTGTGAGGCAGCACCATGACAAAGAAGTCgtttttgttattattactTTTGGCTTATTACCAATTCATATCTTTTATCCAAATATCATACAGATCAAGGTTACTAGAAACTAAAGGCCAAACAATTATTTTGagattctttattttttcataCTCATTTCACTGTTCACAATCTTGTGGCTGTGGTCACCATTTCACTTTCTGAAATCTGTCAAATATAAGTTCTCACTTGTATTCAGGCTGTATTACTGCTATGggagatttgtttgagataGATTATATTTGTTTGGTATTTTTAAAAGCGTACTAATGAACAATGAAATTTCTTCTATTTAGGATCGTTTCGTAGTTTACAAAGTCATTTCAAATAGGTCATATCTTACTGGTCAATTGGGCTTCAAACTGGAAAATTTGTAGTCATTTCTACTCACTTTTATGATCAATGTTGTTTTTACTAGATTCCTTGAGATACACATCAGCTTTATCAGTGGGCTTGGCCATTGTCTTCGTGGCAATCACTGCTGGAGTAGCAATTGCGAAACTGATGAATGGGAGTATTGGAATGCCACGTCTGATGCCTAAAGTTACTGACCAGGCATCATTTTGGCAACTTTTTACCACTGTTCCAATCCTAGTCACTGCCTATATCTGTCAACATAATGGtaaattgtttgtttttatcTCGTCTTGCTTTCCGATAGCAACAATGTTGTTGGTGTAAAACGTGTTTTGAAGTATTTAGAAAGTCATTCCAAACACATTCTAGGTGTTACATCTATGCTTTCTTTCCAAAATAATCCTTGATAGTTTCCATGTCTCTGGTGGTAAGTTGATTTTCGATCATTGCATCAATATGCATATTTTGGCATAGTTCGGGGGATTTGTGAagatttatgttttcttttttcttaagcTGACTTGATAAGGAAATCCGAGCCCTTTAGTTAATTATTCTTATCTCACTTTGACATCAAAGTTTCATGATTTCGATATAAGAACTTGTTAGGTATCCAAAACacagaaaatacaaaaaaaagaaaaaaaaaatactaaagatAAATATATTGCAATATTAGTAATGAAGTTGCAATATAATAGTCTTTCGAGAGGACCATCTCTAACTTTTATGTGAGCACTTTTCATAATGCCAGTATATAtttgttgaagggcctgctcAAGCATAGCTCGATTGCTTAAGTATTAGGTCCTCCCTTAATTGGTTGTTGGTTCAAACTGTTAATGCAAAATCCTCTACACGGTATGATATTGTTAAAGTGGTAGTGGTTGGTAAATGTTAATGGTACATGGTTTCTTATTGGcggtatttaatattttataacaaGAAACTGGTTAATGAAAACAAGGAAAACAGTTTGCACCACATTTGGAATTGAAAGTTTGATGTGATTGATAATGAGTTAGTAACTTCTTGAATTGAATTTTTTGCAGTTCACCCTATTGAGAATGAGCTAAAAGATCCCACCCAAATGAAGTCAATAGTTCGAACATCTCTAACAATATGCTCAACTGTATATATCACAACGAGCTTCTTCGGATTTCTCCTGTTTGGAGACCAAACGCTGGATGATGTACTTGCCAATTTTGATGGAGATCTTGGACTTCCATACAGCTCATTGCTTGATGATGTTGTAAGAGTGAGCTATGGCATCCACCTGATGCTTGTATTTCCCATTGTTTTTTTCTCCCTTCGCCTCAACATTGACGGTCTGCTCTTTCCCTATGCCATACCTATTTCTTTTGATAACCGGCGATTCTTCTCAATAACTACAGCTCTCATGAGTTTCATCTTCATTGGAGCTAACTTTGTTCCCAGCATCTGGGATGCCTTTCAGCTCACTGGTGCCACTGCTGCCATCTCTGTTGGGTTCATTTTCCCCGCTGCTCTTGTCCTCAGGTAATCAAGAATTATCAAGTCGATTGattgaaacatataaatgatTTCTGAAGTGGTGATATAACTAAGTTTACCGTAACTCATCAGCTTAAGCTTCTTAGGTTGATTAATGATTAAATATAGTGTTAGAGCAGAAGGTCTTATGTTTGAATCCCCTATAATGTCATTTCCTCTCCATAAGTGAGGGAGAGCATTGAGGTGTTAATATGATTAGATTCACTGTAACTCATTAGCTTAAGCTTTTAAGTAATTCTGACGTCGATGCTAGAATAGAACTCTCACACCTGCATTATTAGTTTACATGATCTTCGTTATTCAATCTTTTTCTGGAGGTTAGGGAGGCCTTTTGACACTTATTTTCTGGACATCTCCAtgacatttctttttcttagtCTAGTGATTCACATTGCACTGGCCTAAAATCTAAACAAATATGAGAAAATTAATCTGTTTCCTATTTTGTTCACATGATATTGCACTCAATATTTATCCATGTGATGTGAACTGCACAGGGACACTTGTGGGATAGCATCAAAGAAAGACAGACTGATAGCATGGATAATGTTCCTATTAGCTGTTTTGTCAAGTATTGTCGCAATCTCATGCGATATCTATAGTTCTTACGTGATCAAAAAACACGCTTGacatagaagaagaagaaaccgtTTTCTCATGCCAACTCTTCCGCTAAATGATCGAGGCTCAATGTCAACATCAGAGATGCACAGAAGAgccattttttagatttttcgtCCCATCAAAAGCCAGTTTGGCTGGGGCCTTGTTTGTAACAAGTAACAACCATATAAGCAAAATGTTGATTGATATATTGTAGGAACACTTGGTAATTAAAACCACAAGGTGCCGTTGTCTGAGAAAGATCTTCATTGGCCTCACTCTTGTGGCCGTTGGTTGGCCCAATATGCACAAATTCTACTGTCAAGTCCCTTGTGCACTCAATTTTCTGGGTCCGGTAGGTGGCAGGTTTCTGTTTTTGGCATGTTCTTTTGTttgattaaatagaaaaaatcttcaatgatgaaattgattCAAGCTACTTACTAGGAAAGagcttcaaatatatatattttttattatcattattgtttttggaaaaatgtttttttaggTCTTTTAAGTTTTGGGTTTAGTTCAATTTGGTCCTTAGGTTTCAAATTGTTACatttttagtccttaagttttgacttttgagtttgattctaatttggtacctaaatttcaaaatattataattttaccctTTGAGATTGGTCCCTAGATTtcatgatttacattttttatctcCATTCTTTTTACTAAAAGCTCATTTAAGTTTTGGCGTTAATGtctataaattaattcaaaaaaattatgaactgaaattttgaaattaattttaattgtgatGAAGAATAAATAgtgaaatgaaattaattatagttcttttaaattaattaatagatattaatattaaagaatGAAAGTAGGTTTTCATGAACAATtgaagttaaaagtataaatcttgaaatttagagactaaattaaaatagaacTCACATCTCCGGAGAAAACTTGTAACCTTTTGAAATCTAGGgacaaaattgaaatcaaattcaaaagttaaAGAACTAAAAGTTTAACATTTTCAAACTTATGAATCaaatataaactaaaaatagaaactaaactcaTAACCTCTATACATATTTGTTTTGTTCTTTACATTTTTGCTTCATATATTTACAGATATCCATTGTTTGTTGATTTAAAAAGATCCCCAATCCCTTTCTAAATCCTATTTCATAACCTTTAATAATATGCCACAAATTATATCACTATCGTGGTCTTTTCTTTATGCAAGTTATACAAACATTTTGATTCCT
This region includes:
- the LOC120086335 gene encoding uncharacterized protein LOC120086335 isoform X2, yielding MMEFSNSDPTLWREALSSYSSQIEALGKPNLASLDDFYRNELPRLLHKRNPNPYITTSELSKLMQWKLTRGKWRPRLLDFVSSLDESLVKLASQKAFQCLPDIFKAVSELTPLKGVGPATASAVLAAYAPDVAPFMSDEELSSEGEIFTPSDVERALWSRAIGEKLKGPKSELDPNNGGKTGIKRKRKTSK
- the LOC120086335 gene encoding uncharacterized protein LOC120086335 isoform X1, encoding MMEFSNSDPTLWREALSSYSSQIEALGKPNLASLDDFYRNELPRLLHKRNPNPYITTSELSKLMQWKLTRGKWRPRLLDFVSSLDESLVKLASQKAFQCLPDIFKAVSELTPLKGVGPATASAVLAAYAPDVAPFMSDEAMEAALGNSKDYSLKQYLSFANKLQDKAKELSSEGEIFTPSDVERALWSRAIGEKLKGPKSELDPNNGGKTGIKRKRKTSK
- the LOC120084439 gene encoding amino acid transporter AVT6A-like, which produces MTILVSADRKYRRSPKKPLLPEKCDHQEAVEVGLDGASFSGAVFNLSSTIVGAGIMALPAAVKQLGLIPGLVLIMLGSTLTELSIDFILKFSRASKSVSYAGAVGDSLGSAGRTLLQVCIVVNNLGMLVVYMIIIGDVFSGTSANNIHHKGVMEEWFGQHWWTSRISLMLLTTLLIFAPLISFKRVDSLRYTSALSVGLAIVFVAITAGVAIAKLMNGSIGMPRLMPKVTDQASFWQLFTTVPILVTAYICQHNVHPIENELKDPTQMKSIVRTSLTICSTVYITTSFFGFLLFGDQTLDDVLANFDGDLGLPYSSLLDDVVRVSYGIHLMLVFPIVFFSLRLNIDGLLFPYAIPISFDNRRFFSITTALMSFIFIGANFVPSIWDAFQLTGATAAISVGFIFPAALVLRDTCGIASKKDRLIAWIMFLLAVLSSIVAISCDIYSSYVIKKHA